The Streptomyces luteogriseus genome includes a window with the following:
- a CDS encoding glycerophosphodiester phosphodiesterase, which translates to MNFLTIGHRGIMGVEPENTLRSFVAAQEAGLDAIELDLHLSKDGALVVMHDTDVDRTTDGTGPIAEKTLAELRALDAGRGERVPVFEEVLEAVQSPLQAEIKDAQAARALAEVMNERGLAGRVEVSSFHDEAIAEIKPLVPGVRTALIASRYGTDIVDRAVQAGAETVCLNIRRLTLEIVERARKADLKIIGWVVNTQDQLRLVRAFGLDGATTDHPDIKRTGRFTA; encoded by the coding sequence TTGAACTTCCTCACCATCGGTCACCGCGGAATCATGGGTGTGGAACCCGAGAACACCCTCCGGTCCTTCGTCGCCGCCCAGGAGGCGGGGCTCGACGCCATCGAACTCGATCTGCATCTGAGCAAGGACGGCGCGCTCGTCGTCATGCACGACACGGATGTGGACCGCACGACCGACGGCACCGGGCCGATCGCCGAGAAGACCCTCGCCGAGCTGCGGGCCCTGGACGCGGGCCGGGGCGAGCGGGTCCCGGTTTTCGAGGAGGTCCTGGAGGCCGTGCAGTCGCCGCTCCAGGCGGAGATCAAGGACGCCCAGGCGGCGCGCGCCCTGGCCGAGGTCATGAACGAGCGCGGACTGGCCGGCCGGGTGGAGGTGTCCTCGTTCCACGACGAGGCGATCGCCGAGATCAAGCCACTGGTGCCGGGAGTGCGCACCGCGCTGATCGCCAGCCGCTACGGCACCGACATCGTGGACCGCGCCGTCCAGGCCGGCGCCGAGACCGTCTGCCTGAACATCCGCAGGCTCACCCTGGAGATCGTGGAGCGGGCCCGCAAGGCCGACCTCAAGATCATCGGCTGGGTGGTGAACACACAGGACCAGCTGCGCCTCGTCCGGGCGTTCGGTCTGGACGGCGCGACCACCGACCACCCGGACATCAAGCGCACGGGCCGTTTCACGGCGTAG
- a CDS encoding DUF6421 family protein: MTEILVQVGSEEGLPPVARVVEHPAWPVLKDAVERIRPWQSKDGSIDFDAEGAPDPADAELAVRQVADAVLELSPLLPHDGAYHEALVKDLTRWADSGFQVPDFLDSLLAFQPAANRADGLQHLVVFPMYTQNGNPDRNLEAVVLRMVWPDWLAELERTRYDNPLFCGITFEDFTAGYDTNSAVLFPETIAVREAPERFTWGGIFCDREAARFRRVTDAAVDILSLELPEDVAAMVHDQKRCEEAFVLWDMVHDRTHSHGDLPFDPFMIKQRQPFWMYGLEELRCDLTAFKEAVKLAADGVPQARDVQVAVLFDRMFRFPVTGERVRNYDGLGGQLLFAYLHKHDVVRWTDNRLTIDWERAPQVTNQLCAEIEDLYRDGIDRPKLVHWFAGYELVSTYLSPHPGSKWAKGPDALDTTQPPRKLVDDVLPDEFPLSMFYEALSKKLKNVIASTKGITADSAERIAA, from the coding sequence ATGACGGAAATTCTTGTGCAGGTGGGTTCGGAGGAAGGTCTTCCTCCCGTGGCCAGGGTGGTGGAGCACCCGGCATGGCCCGTGCTCAAGGATGCCGTGGAGCGGATCCGGCCATGGCAGTCCAAGGACGGGTCGATCGACTTCGACGCCGAGGGCGCGCCCGACCCCGCCGACGCCGAGCTCGCGGTCCGCCAGGTCGCCGACGCCGTCCTGGAGCTCTCCCCGCTGCTCCCGCACGACGGTGCCTACCACGAGGCCCTGGTCAAGGACCTGACCCGGTGGGCCGACAGTGGCTTCCAGGTGCCCGACTTCCTCGACTCGCTGCTGGCCTTCCAGCCCGCCGCGAACCGCGCGGACGGCCTCCAGCACCTCGTCGTCTTCCCCATGTACACGCAGAACGGCAACCCGGACCGCAACCTCGAGGCGGTCGTGCTCCGCATGGTCTGGCCGGACTGGCTGGCCGAGCTGGAGCGCACCCGCTACGACAACCCGCTGTTCTGCGGCATCACGTTCGAGGACTTCACGGCCGGCTACGACACCAACTCGGCCGTCCTGTTCCCCGAGACCATCGCCGTGCGCGAGGCGCCGGAACGATTCACCTGGGGCGGCATCTTCTGCGACCGCGAGGCCGCCCGCTTCCGCCGGGTGACCGACGCCGCCGTCGACATCCTCAGCCTGGAGCTGCCCGAGGACGTCGCCGCGATGGTCCACGACCAGAAGCGCTGCGAGGAGGCGTTCGTCCTGTGGGACATGGTCCACGACCGCACCCACAGCCACGGCGACCTGCCCTTCGACCCGTTCATGATCAAGCAGCGCCAGCCGTTCTGGATGTACGGCCTGGAGGAGCTGCGCTGCGACCTCACCGCCTTCAAGGAGGCCGTGAAGCTGGCGGCGGACGGCGTCCCGCAGGCCCGTGACGTGCAGGTCGCGGTCCTCTTCGACCGCATGTTCCGCTTCCCCGTTACCGGCGAGCGCGTCCGCAACTACGACGGCCTCGGCGGCCAGCTCCTCTTCGCCTACCTGCACAAGCACGACGTCGTCCGCTGGACCGACAACAGGCTCACCATCGACTGGGAACGCGCCCCGCAGGTCACCAACCAGCTGTGCGCCGAGATCGAGGACCTGTACCGCGACGGCATCGACCGCCCGAAGCTCGTCCACTGGTTCGCCGGGTACGAGCTGGTCTCCACCTACCTCTCCCCGCACCCGGGTTCGAAGTGGGCCAAGGGCCCGGACGCCCTGGACACGACGCAGCCGCCGCGCAAACTCGTCGATGACGTGCTTCCGGACGAGTTTCCGCTGAGCATGTTCTATGAGGCACTGTCCAAGAAGCTGAAGAACGTGATCGCCTCCACCAAGGGCATCACGGCGGACAGCGCCGAGCGGATCGCGGCGTGA
- a CDS encoding SDR family oxidoreductase, whose product MGNGALSGAVIAVAGAGGPAGRAALLRLAEAGATVIGSDNDPERLVEAVDAARYATGGATVTGDTVDLLNLEATRDWATRIEKDFGRVDGLVHLVGGWRGSETFTRTSLDDWDFLEMLLVRTVQHTSLAFHEGLQRSDRGRYVLISAAGASKPTAGNAAYAAGKAAAEAWTLAMADYFRKAGGAEGPTSAAAILVVKALVHDAMRADRPNAKFAGFTDVKDLAEAITEVWEKPAAEVNGNRLWLTEKP is encoded by the coding sequence ATGGGGAACGGGGCGCTCAGCGGTGCGGTGATCGCGGTGGCCGGAGCGGGCGGGCCCGCGGGCCGGGCCGCGCTGCTCAGGCTGGCCGAGGCGGGAGCCACCGTCATCGGCTCGGACAACGATCCGGAACGGCTGGTGGAGGCGGTGGACGCGGCGCGCTATGCGACCGGCGGCGCCACCGTCACCGGTGACACGGTCGATCTGCTGAACCTGGAGGCCACGCGCGACTGGGCCACCCGCATCGAGAAGGACTTCGGCCGCGTCGACGGCCTGGTCCACCTCGTCGGCGGCTGGCGCGGCAGTGAGACCTTCACCCGGACCAGCCTCGACGACTGGGACTTCCTGGAGATGCTGCTGGTCCGTACGGTGCAGCACACCTCCCTCGCCTTCCACGAAGGGCTCCAGCGCAGCGACCGTGGCCGGTACGTGCTGATCAGCGCCGCGGGCGCCAGCAAGCCCACCGCGGGCAACGCCGCCTACGCGGCCGGCAAGGCGGCGGCCGAGGCGTGGACGCTGGCCATGGCCGACTACTTCCGCAAGGCCGGGGGCGCCGAGGGGCCGACGTCGGCTGCTGCGATCCTGGTGGTGAAGGCGCTGGTCCACGACGCGATGCGCGCCGACCGGCCCAACGCGAAGTTCGCGGGCTTCACCGACGTCAAGGACCTGGCCGAGGCCATCACCGAGGTCTGGGAGAAGCCCGCCGCAGAAGTGAACGGAAACCGTCTGTGGCTCACCGAGAAGCCGTGA
- a CDS encoding threonine aldolase family protein has protein sequence MNPPKTDARRHHDPEVRGFASDNYAGAHPEVLAALALANGGHQVAYGEDAYTENLQQVIRSHFGPTAEAFPVFNGTGANVVALQAVTDRWGAVICAESAHINVDECGAPERVGGLKLLTVPAPDGKLTPELIDRQAYGWDDEHRAMPQVVSIAQATELGTVYTPDEIRALCEHAHAHGMKVHLDGSRLANAAAALNVPMRTLTNAAGVDILSLGGTKNGALFGEAVVVLNQDAVSHMKHLRKLSMQLASKMRFVSVQLEALLARDLWLRNAGHANEMAQRLAEGVRAVHGVEILYPVQANAVFARLPHDVSERLQKRFRFYFWDETAGDVRWMCAFDTTEEDVDAFVAALKEEMAR, from the coding sequence GTGAATCCGCCGAAGACCGATGCCCGTCGCCATCACGACCCCGAGGTCCGCGGTTTCGCCAGCGACAACTACGCCGGGGCCCACCCGGAGGTCCTCGCCGCCCTGGCCCTGGCCAACGGCGGGCACCAGGTCGCGTACGGCGAGGACGCGTACACGGAGAACCTCCAGCAGGTCATCCGCAGCCATTTCGGGCCCACGGCCGAGGCCTTCCCGGTCTTCAACGGCACCGGCGCGAACGTCGTCGCGCTCCAGGCGGTCACCGACCGCTGGGGCGCGGTGATCTGCGCGGAGAGCGCGCACATCAACGTCGACGAGTGCGGCGCCCCGGAACGCGTCGGCGGCCTGAAGCTGCTGACCGTTCCGGCGCCCGACGGCAAGCTCACGCCCGAGCTCATCGACCGGCAGGCGTACGGCTGGGACGACGAGCACCGCGCGATGCCGCAGGTCGTCTCCATCGCCCAGGCCACCGAACTGGGCACGGTCTACACGCCGGACGAGATACGCGCCCTGTGCGAGCACGCCCACGCGCACGGTATGAAGGTGCACCTGGACGGCTCGAGGCTGGCCAACGCCGCAGCCGCCCTGAACGTCCCGATGCGGACGCTCACCAACGCCGCCGGGGTCGACATCCTCTCCCTGGGCGGCACGAAGAACGGTGCCCTGTTCGGCGAGGCCGTCGTGGTCCTCAACCAGGACGCCGTCAGCCACATGAAGCACCTGCGCAAGCTGTCCATGCAGCTCGCCTCCAAGATGCGCTTCGTGTCGGTGCAGTTGGAGGCCCTGCTCGCCCGGGACCTGTGGCTGCGCAACGCCGGCCATGCCAACGAGATGGCCCAGCGCCTCGCCGAGGGCGTGCGGGCCGTGCACGGGGTGGAGATCCTCTACCCCGTGCAGGCCAACGCGGTCTTCGCCCGGCTGCCCCACGATGTGAGCGAGCGCCTCCAGAAGCGGTTCCGCTTCTACTTCTGGGACGAGACCGCGGGCGACGTCCGCTGGATGTGCGCGTTCGACACGACCGAGGAGGACGTGGACGCGTTCGTGGCGGCCCTGAAGGAAGAGATGGCCCGCTAG
- a CDS encoding transglutaminase-like domain-containing protein, with product MQLIQQTPDLSAYLAADEAIDHHHPLVRETAARLADGVTDSYEYARAAFEFVRDTIPHSQDSGDLRVTWRASDVLEQRTGICYAKAHALAALLRVEDIPAALCYQRFDEVHGLVAVRFNGAWHRQDPRGNKPGVDARFSLNGEWLAFTPDPASNELDYPVLYAAPHPVVLDALTAARDRPHLWQTLPTAL from the coding sequence ATGCAGCTGATCCAGCAGACCCCCGACCTCTCCGCCTACTTGGCCGCTGACGAGGCGATCGACCATCACCATCCGCTCGTGCGGGAAACGGCGGCGAGGCTCGCCGACGGGGTGACCGACTCGTATGAGTATGCGCGGGCGGCCTTCGAGTTCGTTCGCGACACCATTCCGCACTCGCAGGACTCCGGTGATCTCCGCGTCACCTGGCGCGCCTCCGACGTCCTGGAGCAGCGCACCGGCATCTGCTACGCCAAGGCCCACGCGCTGGCCGCGCTGCTGCGGGTCGAGGACATCCCCGCCGCGCTGTGCTACCAGAGGTTCGACGAGGTGCACGGGCTGGTCGCCGTGCGGTTCAACGGCGCATGGCACCGGCAGGACCCCCGGGGCAACAAGCCGGGTGTCGATGCCCGGTTCTCCCTCAACGGTGAGTGGCTCGCCTTCACGCCCGACCCGGCGTCCAATGAACTGGACTACCCAGTCTTGTATGCTGCACCGCATCCGGTCGTGCTGGACGCCCTCACGGCAGCCCGCGACCGGCCGCACCTGTGGCAGACGCTCCCCACCGCACTCTGA
- a CDS encoding B3/B4 domain-containing protein: protein MTLTLTVSDDVRALAPGFTHVAIEAHGLVNGPSTEAGSALLDDAARRLAARLDGRAPHEDPHMAAWRQAYTAFGSKPSRTRNSAEALAKRALSDAGLPRINLLVDLYNAVSVAHLIPVGGEDIDRIEGGMRLIRATGREDFVTVAGGAETVEHPDAGEVVWCDDAGVTCRRWNWRQGPRTRLTEKTTSGVFLLESLAPMPVAEVTAAAAELAGLLAEFSPGADIAVRAPESSA from the coding sequence ATGACGCTCACGCTGACCGTGTCCGACGACGTACGCGCCCTCGCACCCGGCTTCACCCACGTCGCGATCGAGGCGCACGGCCTGGTCAACGGGCCGAGCACCGAGGCCGGTTCCGCCCTGCTGGACGACGCGGCGCGACGGCTCGCCGCGCGACTGGACGGCCGTGCCCCGCACGAGGACCCGCACATGGCCGCCTGGCGCCAGGCCTACACGGCCTTCGGCTCGAAGCCGTCCCGGACCCGCAACTCGGCGGAGGCGCTGGCCAAGAGGGCCCTCTCGGACGCCGGACTGCCCCGCATCAACCTGCTCGTCGACCTCTACAACGCCGTCTCCGTCGCCCATCTGATCCCCGTCGGCGGTGAGGACATCGACCGCATCGAGGGCGGCATGCGCCTGATCCGTGCCACGGGGCGGGAGGACTTCGTGACCGTCGCCGGCGGCGCGGAGACCGTCGAGCACCCCGACGCGGGCGAAGTGGTGTGGTGCGACGACGCGGGCGTGACGTGCCGCCGCTGGAACTGGCGCCAGGGCCCGCGCACCCGGCTCACCGAAAAGACGACGTCGGGCGTGTTCCTGCTGGAGAGCCTGGCGCCGATGCCGGTCGCCGAGGTGACGGCGGCCGCGGCGGAACTCGCCGGATTGCTGGCGGAGTTCAGCCCGGGAGCGGACATCGCCGTCCGCGCTCCGGAGTCCTCGGCCTGA
- a CDS encoding lysophospholipid acyltransferase family protein — MAELVYRPVVGFARTLFKVWDLKIDLQGSENIPRSGGAVLVSNHISYLDFVFDGLAALPQKRLVRFMAKESVFRHRISGPLMRGMKHIPVDRKQGEAAYAHALDSLRSGEIVGVFPEATISQSFTLKSFKSGAARLAQEAGVPLIPMAVWGTQRLWTKGHPRNFKRSHIPITIRVGEAIEASRDKYAGAITRQLRERVQELLEAAQRAYPVRPKGPDDTWWMPAHLGGTAPTPEQVRAAEAH; from the coding sequence ATGGCAGAGCTCGTCTACCGTCCCGTCGTCGGTTTCGCCCGCACGCTGTTCAAGGTGTGGGACCTCAAGATCGACCTCCAGGGTTCGGAGAACATCCCGCGCTCGGGCGGCGCCGTGCTGGTGAGCAATCACATCAGCTACCTGGACTTCGTCTTCGACGGCCTGGCGGCGCTGCCGCAGAAACGTCTCGTGCGTTTCATGGCGAAGGAGTCCGTCTTCCGGCACCGGATCTCCGGCCCGCTGATGCGCGGCATGAAGCACATCCCGGTGGACCGCAAGCAGGGCGAGGCGGCCTACGCGCACGCCCTGGACTCGCTGCGGTCGGGCGAGATCGTCGGGGTCTTCCCGGAGGCGACGATCTCGCAGTCGTTCACGCTGAAGAGCTTCAAGTCGGGCGCGGCGCGCCTGGCCCAGGAGGCCGGCGTCCCGCTGATCCCGATGGCGGTGTGGGGCACGCAGCGGCTGTGGACCAAGGGTCACCCGCGCAACTTCAAGCGCAGCCACATCCCCATCACGATCCGGGTGGGCGAGGCGATCGAGGCCTCCCGCGACAAGTACGCGGGTGCCATCACGCGCCAGCTGCGGGAGCGCGTCCAGGAGCTCCTGGAGGCCGCCCAGCGCGCCTACCCCGTCCGCCCCAAGGGTCCGGACGACACCTGGTGGATGCCCGCCCATCTTGGCGGCACGGCCCCGACGCCGGAGCAGGTGCGGGCGGCCGAGGCGCACTGA
- a CDS encoding DUF4395 domain-containing protein encodes MDIDVRGPRFGAAVTATVLAVVLVTGNAWLLAWQTLAFLLGTAGGVGRSPYGLLFARAVRPRLGPPTEFEAPEPPRFAQAVGLLFAGLGLVGLTLGPGWLGLAATGAALAAAFLNAAFGYCLGCELYLLVRRMTVRAG; translated from the coding sequence ATGGACATCGATGTGAGGGGGCCGCGTTTCGGCGCGGCCGTCACGGCCACCGTGCTGGCAGTCGTACTGGTCACCGGGAATGCCTGGCTGCTGGCCTGGCAGACGCTGGCGTTCCTGCTCGGCACGGCAGGCGGGGTCGGGCGCTCCCCCTACGGCCTGCTGTTCGCCAGGGCCGTACGGCCGCGGCTCGGACCGCCGACGGAGTTCGAGGCGCCCGAACCGCCGCGTTTCGCCCAGGCGGTGGGGCTGCTCTTCGCCGGGCTCGGGCTCGTCGGCCTCACCCTGGGACCCGGCTGGCTGGGACTCGCGGCGACCGGCGCCGCGCTCGCCGCTGCCTTCCTCAATGCTGCGTTCGGGTACTGCCTGGGCTGCGAGTTGTACCTGCTCGTGCGGCGGATGACGGTGCGTGCGGGGTAA
- a CDS encoding thioredoxin family protein → MTGLVVCVVVLATASAYGVLQRRRSGRVRVRGRDDGKRLDAADLGAELGERATLVQFSSAFCAPCRATRRVLGEVAAVVPGVIHVEIDAEAHLDLVRRLDILKTPTVLVLDADGRVVRRAAGQPRKADVIAALGEAV, encoded by the coding sequence ATGACCGGACTGGTGGTGTGCGTGGTGGTGCTCGCGACGGCGAGCGCCTACGGAGTGCTGCAACGGCGGCGGAGCGGGAGAGTGCGGGTGCGCGGGCGCGACGACGGCAAGCGGCTCGATGCGGCGGACTTGGGTGCGGAACTCGGCGAGCGGGCCACGCTCGTGCAGTTCTCCAGCGCGTTCTGCGCGCCCTGCCGGGCGACCCGGCGGGTCCTCGGCGAGGTCGCCGCGGTGGTGCCGGGCGTGATCCACGTCGAGATCGACGCCGAGGCACACCTGGACCTCGTACGGCGGCTGGACATCCTCAAGACACCGACCGTGCTGGTCCTCGACGCCGACGGACGCGTGGTGCGGCGGGCCGCGGGGCAGCCGCGCAAGGCTGACGTGATCGCCGCACTGGGGGAGGCGGTGTGA
- a CDS encoding flavin reductase family protein, whose product MPADLLATPDLLRSVFRRHAAGVAVITARGEAGPVGFTATSLSSVSAEPPLLSFGVGTGSSSWPAIAAADHVGVHILGEHQQELAATFARSGADRFGPPTLWREGPEGVPVLDGVVAWLVGRVVARVPAGDHRIVLAEVVHGDPSGTGRPLLYHQGRFQRLRD is encoded by the coding sequence ATGCCTGCGGACCTTCTCGCCACGCCCGACCTCCTGCGCTCGGTCTTCCGGCGGCACGCGGCGGGAGTCGCCGTCATCACCGCTCGTGGCGAGGCCGGACCGGTGGGCTTCACCGCCACCTCCCTGTCGTCCGTCTCCGCCGAGCCGCCCCTGCTGTCCTTCGGCGTCGGTACCGGCTCCTCCAGCTGGCCCGCGATCGCGGCGGCGGACCACGTCGGTGTCCACATCCTCGGCGAGCACCAGCAGGAGCTCGCCGCCACGTTCGCCCGCAGCGGCGCCGACCGCTTCGGCCCGCCCACTCTCTGGCGGGAGGGCCCCGAGGGCGTTCCGGTCCTCGACGGCGTGGTGGCCTGGCTGGTGGGCCGGGTCGTCGCCCGCGTGCCCGCCGGGGACCACCGGATCGTGCTCGCCGAGGTCGTGCACGGCGACCCCTCGGGCACCGGCCGCCCCCTCCTCTACCACCAGGGACGATTCCAGCGTCTGCGCGACTGA
- a CDS encoding electron transfer flavoprotein subunit beta/FixA family protein, with protein sequence MSLRIVVTVKYVPDATGDRHFADDLTVDRDDVDGLLSELDEYAVEQALQISENSDDDVEITVLTVGPEDAKDALRKALSMGADKAIHVEDDDIHGTDAIGTSLVLAKAVEKAGYDLVISGMASTDGTMGVVPALLAERLGVPQVTLLSEVSVEDGTVKGRRDGDAASENLEASLPAVVSVTDQSGEARYPSFKGIMAAKKKPVESWDLSDLDIDAEEVGLEGAYTTVDGAAERPARTAGTIVKDEGEGGKQLAEFLAGQKFI encoded by the coding sequence GTGAGCTTGAGGATCGTTGTCACTGTGAAGTACGTGCCCGACGCCACTGGCGACCGGCACTTCGCCGATGACCTGACCGTCGACCGGGACGACGTGGACGGTCTGCTCTCCGAGCTCGACGAGTACGCGGTCGAGCAGGCGCTGCAGATCTCCGAGAACTCCGACGACGACGTGGAGATCACCGTCCTGACGGTGGGCCCCGAGGACGCCAAGGACGCCCTGCGCAAGGCGCTGTCCATGGGTGCCGACAAGGCGATCCACGTCGAGGACGACGACATCCACGGCACCGACGCCATCGGCACCTCCCTGGTCCTGGCCAAGGCCGTCGAGAAGGCCGGTTACGACCTGGTCATCTCCGGCATGGCCTCCACCGACGGCACCATGGGCGTCGTGCCCGCGCTGCTCGCCGAGCGTCTGGGCGTCCCGCAGGTCACCCTGCTCTCCGAGGTCTCCGTCGAGGACGGCACCGTCAAGGGCCGCCGCGACGGCGACGCCGCCTCCGAGAACCTGGAGGCCTCCCTCCCGGCGGTCGTGTCCGTGACCGACCAGTCGGGCGAGGCCCGTTACCCGTCCTTCAAGGGCATCATGGCGGCCAAGAAGAAGCCGGTGGAGTCCTGGGACCTGTCCGACCTCGACATCGACGCCGAGGAGGTCGGCCTGGAGGGCGCCTACACCACGGTCGACGGCGCGGCCGAGCGCCCCGCCCGCACCGCGGGCACGATCGTCAAGGACGAGGGCGAGGGCGGCAAGCAGCTCGCTGAGTTCCTCGCGGGCCAGAAGTTCATCTGA
- a CDS encoding electron transfer flavoprotein subunit alpha/FixB family protein — translation MAEVLVYVDHVDGAVRKPTLELLTLARRIGEPVAVALGNGAGDTAAALAEHGAVKVLTHEAAEYADYLVVPKVDALQAAVAEVSPAAVLVPSSAEGKEIAARLALRLGSGIITDAVDLEAGDEGPVATQSVFAASFTTKSRVSKGTPVITVKPNSAAVEAAPAAGAVEALSVTFSAQATGTKVTGRTPRESTGRPELTEAAIVVSGGRGVNGAENFAIIEALADSLGAAVGASRAAVDAGWYPHTNQVGQTGKSVSPQLYIANGISGAIQHRAGMQTSKTIVAVNKDAEAPIFDLVDYGVVGDLFDVVPALTEEIKTRKG, via the coding sequence ATGGCTGAAGTTCTCGTCTACGTCGACCACGTGGACGGCGCCGTCCGCAAGCCCACCCTGGAGCTGCTGACCCTCGCCCGCCGCATCGGCGAGCCGGTCGCCGTCGCGCTGGGCAACGGCGCCGGCGACACCGCCGCCGCCCTCGCCGAGCACGGCGCGGTCAAGGTCCTCACGCACGAGGCCGCCGAGTACGCCGACTACCTGGTCGTACCGAAGGTCGACGCCCTCCAGGCCGCGGTCGCCGAGGTGTCCCCGGCCGCCGTGCTGGTCCCGTCCTCCGCCGAGGGCAAGGAGATCGCCGCCCGTCTGGCGCTGCGTCTGGGCTCCGGCATCATCACCGACGCCGTCGACCTCGAGGCCGGCGACGAGGGCCCGGTGGCCACGCAGTCCGTGTTCGCCGCGTCCTTCACCACCAAGTCCCGTGTCTCCAAGGGCACCCCGGTCATCACGGTCAAGCCCAACAGCGCCGCCGTCGAGGCCGCCCCGGCCGCCGGCGCGGTCGAGGCTCTGAGCGTCACCTTCTCCGCGCAGGCCACCGGCACCAAGGTCACCGGCCGTACGCCGCGTGAGTCGACGGGCCGTCCGGAGCTGACCGAGGCCGCGATCGTGGTCTCCGGTGGCCGTGGCGTCAACGGCGCGGAGAACTTCGCGATCATCGAGGCCCTCGCCGACTCGCTCGGTGCGGCCGTCGGTGCCTCGCGTGCCGCGGTGGACGCCGGCTGGTACCCGCACACCAACCAGGTCGGCCAGACCGGCAAGTCCGTCTCGCCGCAGCTGTACATCGCCAACGGCATCTCCGGCGCGATCCAGCACCGCGCGGGCATGCAGACCTCGAAGACGATCGTGGCGGTCAACAAGGACGCCGAGGCCCCGATCTTCGACCTCGTCGACTACGGCGTCGTCGGCGACCTCTTCGACGTCGTCCCGGCCCTCACCGAGGAGATCAAGACCCGCAAGGGCTGA
- a CDS encoding endonuclease/exonuclease/phosphatase family protein produces MPNEVGVTRRHGLKAAAAVAVAGPLLTTAGPTQPASAGEHPGALDVMTFNVRFGTVVDSTPRWEVRRPVMRELLRRERPHLIGTQEGLYRQVRAIEKDLGAHYDWIGTGRAGGSKDEFMAVFYDTRRLEAIEFDHFWLSDTPYTIASNTWGADWLRMVTWVRFADLAAGGREFYVLNTHLDSVSQYARERSAGLIGETIAGWDRSSPVIVTGDFNAAAHDNRVHDLMLDIGLVDAWDAAASRGPAYGTHHGYRAPRPDGRRIDWILTTPGVTTHWAGMNTFSKDGTYPSDHLPVQASMTLG; encoded by the coding sequence GTGCCGAACGAGGTCGGAGTGACGCGCCGCCACGGGCTCAAGGCAGCGGCGGCCGTCGCCGTCGCAGGGCCACTGCTCACCACCGCGGGCCCCACACAGCCCGCTTCCGCCGGCGAGCATCCTGGCGCCCTGGACGTCATGACGTTCAACGTCCGCTTCGGGACCGTCGTCGACAGCACACCGCGCTGGGAGGTGCGCCGACCGGTGATGCGAGAACTGCTGCGCCGCGAGCGACCGCACCTCATCGGCACCCAGGAAGGGCTCTACCGGCAGGTGCGCGCGATCGAGAAGGATCTCGGCGCGCACTACGACTGGATCGGCACGGGCCGCGCGGGCGGCAGCAAGGACGAGTTCATGGCGGTCTTCTACGACACGCGCAGACTCGAGGCGATCGAGTTCGATCACTTCTGGCTGTCAGACACCCCGTACACGATCGCCTCGAACACCTGGGGCGCGGACTGGCTGCGCATGGTGACGTGGGTCCGTTTCGCCGATCTCGCCGCCGGGGGGCGGGAGTTCTACGTCCTCAACACTCACCTGGACAGCGTCAGCCAGTACGCCCGGGAACGCTCGGCGGGACTCATCGGCGAGACGATCGCCGGGTGGGACCGGTCGTCACCGGTCATCGTCACCGGCGACTTCAACGCGGCCGCCCACGACAACCGGGTCCACGACCTGATGCTGGACATCGGACTGGTGGACGCCTGGGACGCGGCGGCCTCGCGGGGTCCGGCGTACGGGACGCACCACGGCTACCGGGCGCCCAGGCCCGACGGGCGGCGCATCGACTGGATCCTCACCACTCCCGGGGTGACCACGCACTGGGCCGGGATGAACACCTTCAGCAAGGACGGGACGTATCCGAGCGACCATCTGCCGGTGCAGGCCTCGATGACCCTGGGATGA